The DNA sequence GGCGTGCCGCTGGATGAAACAGCTTTTGCGCGCGACCCGTGGCATCCGCGGCGCAGCTCGGTCGTGCGAGAATGGTTCGGGGAAGCGCCTGCGATTCACACGCCGGACGCGGAGAAGCCCGGGGACTTGGACCTCGAGTTGCGACCGGAAACCCTCGCGGCGGGAGCGGCGGATTTCTTCGCGGCGCGACTGACGCGCTCGGACCCGAGTCGTGCTACCGAGCGCGTGCGACGATTCGCAGCGCCAAAGACGCTCGTGGTCTGCGGCAGCTTGGCGGCACTGGAAGCGGGACGAGCATCGGAGTTGTCGCGTCGCGGATTTGTGATCCGCACGATCGCGGATGCGGAGGGCGGGCAGATTTGGGGGAAGACTGACAAACTGTTGCTCGTTCCCGGCGCGGCGGCTTCGAGTGAGGGCGCGCCCTTGACGGAAGCGCTCGCAGCGGCCGCGTTGCCCCTGGTGGACGGGCGGGCAGACTTACGAATCGGACTCGAAGGCGGAGCGACGGCGCTGGCCTTCATCGCGCGGCATGGCTGGACCCGGTTTGCCGTGGCCCCGGAGGGATTCACCGGGGTCGGCAGCCTGCGGCCACCCGGGGGTCCCCTGCTCTGCGTGAAGCCGGGAAGTTATCCGTGGCCCGGCGAGATGTTTTGACGGCTACGGATTCGACATTGCCAGACGCCGCGCCGTCTTCTCGTAAACCACCGCGCCGCTCACGTCGCGCAGTTGCAGCGCAATCCGGCTCTCGCGGCCCTCGGGCTTCAACTCGACGGACAGGAAGCCGCCCTTCACCCGGTGGAAGCGGTGATACGCCGGGTTCTCGCCCGGCGTGCCGCCCGCGTGCGAATCGCTCGCCGCGCCGACGCTGAATTCCTGCACCCCGGTCGTCGGGTGCACCGAGTGGTATTGCCAGTGCCGGTCGCCGCAGATGACGAAAAAGTTATCCGGCGCGTTCGCCTGGAGCCAGCCGCGCAACTCGTCGCCTTCGTGCGCGAAGCCCGCATTGCTGTGGTTGTCGTTCTTGGTCGCACGATCGGGACCGACGAGCGGCGTCGGGCTCACGAGCACCTTCCACGTCGCGTCGCTCGCGGCAACGGTCCGCTTGAACCACTCCTTCTGCGCGGCGCCCCAGATGGTCTTGCCCGGGCCGTCCGGCATGGTGTTCGGCGAGCGGAAATCGCGTCCGTCGGTGAACCAGACTTGCAAGTCGCGGCCCCACCGGAACGTCCGGTGAAGGTCCGCCCCGAGCGGCGCCTGCTGGCGGAAAATCTTCTGCCCCTCCGCGAACGTCAAATCGCCCGCGCGCCGGCCGGGCCATGTGTCATTGCTGAGCGTATCGTGATCGTCTTTGAGCCAGTAACTCGACGCGCTGCTCATCATCGCGAGCTGGCGCGGCAGGCTGAACATCCGCTCCCAATGCAGGCGCGCGAGCTCGGGCGTCGTCGCGACGGGTTCGTTGCTGTCGTAATAGACGAGGTCGCCCGTCATCACGACGAACGCCGGCTCGAGCGCGAGCATCGCCGGATAAATCGGATGCCCGTCCGCGTGGTCGCGGTCCTGATAGCCCTGGCAGGTCATCACGCAGAAGCGTAGCGACGTCGGCGTTGTGGCCGCGGGCGCGGTGAAAAAGCGGCCGCGCGACTCGCTCGTGACCGCGCCGCCCGCATCGGCCGCGGCCTGGCTCACGTAGTGGTAAATGCTCCCCGGCTTCAAGCCGGTGAGGGCGAATGGGTGGATATAATCCGTCGAGTCACCCACTTGAACCCACTCCGTCTCCCGCGCGTCGGACAAATCCGCGCGCAAGCCGAAGCGAACGCGCACGCGGCCGGGTGCGCCGGGACACGCGCCTTCGATTTCGCCAACGGGCACGGTGACTTTCGCGAGATTCTTGCGGTCCACTTTCTTCTGGTTGAACGCGAGACCCGCGTTGTTGCGCTCGCGGTTCCGCGTGAGCCGGGTCCAGACGATCGCGCTCGTGTCCGTCGCTTCCCCGACGCGCTTGCCGGTGGCCTGGTGCGGTCCGCCCCCGGGTTGCGCGGCGCTCGCGGAAGGGAACGCGCCGGCGACGGCGACGGCGGACGTGGCGCGGAGGAATCGGCGGCGGCTGAGGGAATTGGGTTTCATTTTGAGAAACAGTGAGGTCTCGATGTCACGGCGGCAAGCACCACGCCATGCGGATGGCGAAATCACGCTGATAATCCACGCGCCACCGGCTCATGGTCGGGCGCGGGTCGAAGCCGTCCTTCGCGGTCAGGTCGCGAAACCAGCCGCCGGGCTTCTTCTCGTATTGACCGCCCCGGCCTGGTTTCGATGGGTCGGCGGGGCCTTTGCTGCGGACGTGGACGTCGATCCACGCGCGACTCGTCAGCGCGTCGGCGAGCGCGAGGCAGAGAAGCCGGACCGCATTGTCCGGAACGCGAATCGTGCATGCCATGGAGAAGTGAACGGGC is a window from the Verrucomicrobiota bacterium genome containing:
- a CDS encoding alkaline phosphatase, whose translation is MKPNSLSRRRFLRATSAVAVAGAFPSASAAQPGGGPHQATGKRVGEATDTSAIVWTRLTRNRERNNAGLAFNQKKVDRKNLAKVTVPVGEIEGACPGAPGRVRVRFGLRADLSDARETEWVQVGDSTDYIHPFALTGLKPGSIYHYVSQAAADAGGAVTSESRGRFFTAPAATTPTSLRFCVMTCQGYQDRDHADGHPIYPAMLALEPAFVVMTGDLVYYDSNEPVATTPELARLHWERMFSLPRQLAMMSSASSYWLKDDHDTLSNDTWPGRRAGDLTFAEGQKIFRQQAPLGADLHRTFRWGRDLQVWFTDGRDFRSPNTMPDGPGKTIWGAAQKEWFKRTVAASDATWKVLVSPTPLVGPDRATKNDNHSNAGFAHEGDELRGWLQANAPDNFFVICGDRHWQYHSVHPTTGVQEFSVGAASDSHAGGTPGENPAYHRFHRVKGGFLSVELKPEGRESRIALQLRDVSGAVVYEKTARRLAMSNP
- a CDS encoding four-carbon acid sugar kinase family protein, whose translation is MIAIIADDLSGAAELAGIAAARGWRAEVQTRFDPSSEAEVIAIDTNTRLKSETEAARIVGGVARAVAAARPSWIFKKTDSVLRGHIRAEIAAVLAATGLRDCVFIPANPSKSRVIRGGRYFIAGVPLDETAFARDPWHPRRSSVVREWFGEAPAIHTPDAEKPGDLDLELRPETLAAGAADFFAARLTRSDPSRATERVRRFAAPKTLVVCGSLAALEAGRASELSRRGFVIRTIADAEGGQIWGKTDKLLLVPGAAASSEGAPLTEALAAAALPLVDGRADLRIGLEGGATALAFIARHGWTRFAVAPEGFTGVGSLRPPGGPLLCVKPGSYPWPGEMF